The following proteins are encoded in a genomic region of Channa argus isolate prfri chromosome 3, Channa argus male v1.0, whole genome shotgun sequence:
- the LOC137123738 gene encoding zinc finger protein 37-like isoform X1, which produces MFEEPELQDPLSLSLNETYDAQNSPHYDPKSTPASPDYNCETPEIRVIIKEEEESWTVSENYENFSSEGQKEGASAQTCHPHLKASGKESSVSFEVKRHQRLNSLEKCSEEPGGPALHGQSSSAREGQQGHIFVDSDGTSCVGEKASGKLQECNNTGENPVSCPLPETTTGHETDIQLHPRTPVEGECYSEDRNFDVKQSTSLQTEAELLKTKTSCQTDSPERKPLMSHGLKMASANLDDQTLHLTVRLQAGDEEEEQDEEIGGLINSDGEVVEWDARDSPDQGSDCTESIQPCKGAVMSESQRQGQNQRDSSSPTLIMEVSVGEDEEREEGEEKERVAKMTAVPRLYRAGRRHRRKNKVAEVTMVSPNVPDAKKETPASPAKKRGRRKITESPLQSKEDLDEEPGISRRTRRKRYLPNVVETGKLNAKTVRCVTAKRPYRRRKDTKPSAEEENTSVAAGKKRPGRKLVHVPIEIPPELLKKPKEKIEYHCSVCGKEFPHAYKLERHELIHTGEKPYCCSICGRGFNQKGNLKTHYKVHLGRKGAVDFDDEVNPIASQLCEYLKSLPGESRIRSSLRCLECGKDCESQSSLQAHHITAHTETTDESDTAKHRASQLLFCRRCGVQFSDKEKLEEHMKTHIKEKPYSCPDCGKRFINESYIQIHQRIHTGERPFLCSQCGRGFHTASSLKLHEMQHSGERPFACTICGKTFRINSYLTAHYQTHIKDRPFTCSVCGKGYSRAEELKVHHRLHTGERPYVCGVCGKSFIYRQGLRQHQRTHAGRRIGPTRQLGRPKQQARLDI; this is translated from the exons ATGTTTGAG GAGCCCGAACTCCAGGATCCATTGTCGTTGAGTTTAAATGAAACCTATGATGCTCAGAATTCACCACATTATGATCCGAAAAGCACACCAGCAAGCCCCGATTATAACTGCGAGACCCCAGAGATTCGAGTAATCatcaaagaagaagaggaaagctgGACTGTGAGTGAAAATT ATGAGAACTTTAGCtcagagggacagaaagagggTGCTTCTGCACAGACTTGTCATCCCCATCTCAAAGCATCTGGGAAAGAGAGCTCTGTTTCATTCGAGGTAAAAAGACATCAGAGATTAAATTCATTGGAGAAATGCTCTGAGGAGCCTGGTGGCCCTGCTCTCCATGGGCAGAGCTCCTCTGCAAGAGAGGGGCAACAGGGACACATCTTCGTGGACTCGGATGGGACATCCTGTGTAGGTGAGAAGGCATCAGGAAAGTTGCAAGAGTGTAATAACACTGGAGAGAACCCTGTCTCCTGCCCTCTACCGGAGACAACTACTGGTCACGAAACGGACATACAATTACACCCGAGAACACCCGTCGAGGGGGAGTGTTACTCTGAAGACCGGAACTTCGACGTAAAACAAAGCACATCTTTGCAAACAGAGGCAGAACTACTTAAGACCAAAACATCTTGCCAAACA GATTCTCCTGAGCGAAAACCCCTGATGTCACATGGACTCAAGATGGCATCTGCCAACTTAGATGACCAAACGCTACATTTGACTGTCCGGCTGCAGGCAGGGGACGAAGAGGAGGAACAAGATGAAGAAATTGGGGGTTTAATCAACTCTGATGGAGAAGTTGTTGAGTGGGATGCCA GAGACAGTCCTGACCAAGGCTCTGATTGCACAGAAAGTATTCAGCCTTGCAAG GGTGCTGTCATGTCCGAGTCTCAGCGGCAAGGCCAAAACCAGAGAGACAGCAGTAGCCCAACACTCATCATGGAAGTGTCTGTGGGGGAAGATGAAGAAAGGGAAGAaggggaggaaaaagagagagtagCAAAGATGACAGCTGTTCCACGCTTGTACCGTG CAGGGAGGAGACACAGACGAAAGAATAAGGTTGCTGAAGTAACAATGGTGTCACCGAATGTCCCGGACGCAAAGAAAGAAACTCCTGCAAGTCCCG CAAAGAAAAGGGGCAGAAGAAAGATAACAGAAAGTCCACTGCAGTCTAAAGAAGACTTAGACGAAGAGCCCGGAA TATCGAGGCGAACCCGAAGAAAAAGATATTTACCTAATGTAGTGGAAACTGGGAAGCTCAATGCAAAAACTGTCCGCTGTGTTACTG CAAAGCGACCCTACAGAAGAAGGAAGGATACTAAACCATCtgctgaagaagaaaacacaagtgtTGCAGCAG GTAAGAAGCGTCCCGGCAGAAAGTTGGTTCATGTACCAATTGAAATACCTCCTGAGCTCCTGAAGAAGCCCAAAGAGAAGATAGAGTACCACTGTTCGGTGTGTGGCAAAGAATTTCCTCATGCCTACAAACTTGAGCGACATGAGCTGattcacacaggagagaaacctTACTGCTGCTCCATCTGCGGTCGGGGTTTTAACCAGAAGGGAAATCTCAAAACGCACTACAAAGTCCACTTAG GGCGTAAGGGTGCTGTGGACTTTGACGATGAAGTGAATCCTATAGCATCACAACTCTGCGAATACTTGAAGTCTTTACCGGGGGAGTCCAGGATCAGGTCATCCCTCCGCTGCCTGGAGTGTGGAAAGGATTGTGAGAGTCAGTCTTCTCTACAAGCGCACCACATtactgcacacacagagacaactGATGAATCAGACACAGCTAAACACAGGGCGTCACAGCTGCTTTTCTGCCGCCGCTGCGGCGTTCAGTTCAGTGACAAAGAAAAGCTGGAAGAACACATGAAAACCCACATCAAAGAGAAGCCTTACTCGTGTCCAGACTGTGGCAAGAGGTTCATTAATGAGAGCTACATACAAATCCACCAACGGATCCATACAGGGGAGAGACCGTTCCTCTGCTCCCAGTGTGGCAGGGgattccacacagcttcatctcTCAAACTGCATGAGATGCAGCACTCCGGCGAGAGGCCGTTCGCGTGTACCATCTGTGGGAAGACATTTCGGATAAATTCTTACCTAACAGCACATTACCAGACCCACATTAAAGACAGACCTTTTACTTGCAGCGTTTGTGGGAAAGGCTACTCTAGAGCTGAGGAACTGAAGGTTCACCACAGGCTTCACACTGGAGAGAGACCCTATGTGTGTGGCGTGTGTGGGAAGAGCTTCATTTACCGCCAGGGTCTGCGTCAGCACCAGCGCACGCATGCCGGAAGACGCATTGGGCCGACCAGACAGCTCGGCAGACCAAAGCAACAGGCCAGGCTTGACATCTAA
- the LOC137123738 gene encoding zinc finger protein 37-like isoform X2, with the protein MFEEPELQDPLSLSLNETYDAQNSPHYDPKSTPASPDYNCETPEIRVIIKEEEESWTVSENYENFSSEGQKEGASAQTCHPHLKASGKESSVSFEVKRHQRLNSLEKCSEEPGGPALHGQSSSAREGQQGHIFVDSDGTSCVGEKASGKLQECNNTGENPVSCPLPETTTGHETDIQLHPRTPVEGECYSEDRNFDVKQSTSLQTEAELLKTKTSCQTDSPERKPLMSHGLKMASANLDDQTLHLTVRLQAGDEEEEQDEEIGGLINSDGEVVEWDARDSPDQGSDCTESIQPCKGAVMSESQRQGQNQRDSSSPTLIMEVSVGEDEEREEGEEKERVAKMTAVPRLYRGRRHRRKNKVAEVTMVSPNVPDAKKETPASPAKKRGRRKITESPLQSKEDLDEEPGISRRTRRKRYLPNVVETGKLNAKTVRCVTAKRPYRRRKDTKPSAEEENTSVAAGKKRPGRKLVHVPIEIPPELLKKPKEKIEYHCSVCGKEFPHAYKLERHELIHTGEKPYCCSICGRGFNQKGNLKTHYKVHLGRKGAVDFDDEVNPIASQLCEYLKSLPGESRIRSSLRCLECGKDCESQSSLQAHHITAHTETTDESDTAKHRASQLLFCRRCGVQFSDKEKLEEHMKTHIKEKPYSCPDCGKRFINESYIQIHQRIHTGERPFLCSQCGRGFHTASSLKLHEMQHSGERPFACTICGKTFRINSYLTAHYQTHIKDRPFTCSVCGKGYSRAEELKVHHRLHTGERPYVCGVCGKSFIYRQGLRQHQRTHAGRRIGPTRQLGRPKQQARLDI; encoded by the exons ATGTTTGAG GAGCCCGAACTCCAGGATCCATTGTCGTTGAGTTTAAATGAAACCTATGATGCTCAGAATTCACCACATTATGATCCGAAAAGCACACCAGCAAGCCCCGATTATAACTGCGAGACCCCAGAGATTCGAGTAATCatcaaagaagaagaggaaagctgGACTGTGAGTGAAAATT ATGAGAACTTTAGCtcagagggacagaaagagggTGCTTCTGCACAGACTTGTCATCCCCATCTCAAAGCATCTGGGAAAGAGAGCTCTGTTTCATTCGAGGTAAAAAGACATCAGAGATTAAATTCATTGGAGAAATGCTCTGAGGAGCCTGGTGGCCCTGCTCTCCATGGGCAGAGCTCCTCTGCAAGAGAGGGGCAACAGGGACACATCTTCGTGGACTCGGATGGGACATCCTGTGTAGGTGAGAAGGCATCAGGAAAGTTGCAAGAGTGTAATAACACTGGAGAGAACCCTGTCTCCTGCCCTCTACCGGAGACAACTACTGGTCACGAAACGGACATACAATTACACCCGAGAACACCCGTCGAGGGGGAGTGTTACTCTGAAGACCGGAACTTCGACGTAAAACAAAGCACATCTTTGCAAACAGAGGCAGAACTACTTAAGACCAAAACATCTTGCCAAACA GATTCTCCTGAGCGAAAACCCCTGATGTCACATGGACTCAAGATGGCATCTGCCAACTTAGATGACCAAACGCTACATTTGACTGTCCGGCTGCAGGCAGGGGACGAAGAGGAGGAACAAGATGAAGAAATTGGGGGTTTAATCAACTCTGATGGAGAAGTTGTTGAGTGGGATGCCA GAGACAGTCCTGACCAAGGCTCTGATTGCACAGAAAGTATTCAGCCTTGCAAG GGTGCTGTCATGTCCGAGTCTCAGCGGCAAGGCCAAAACCAGAGAGACAGCAGTAGCCCAACACTCATCATGGAAGTGTCTGTGGGGGAAGATGAAGAAAGGGAAGAaggggaggaaaaagagagagtagCAAAGATGACAGCTGTTCCACGCTTGTACCGTG GGAGGAGACACAGACGAAAGAATAAGGTTGCTGAAGTAACAATGGTGTCACCGAATGTCCCGGACGCAAAGAAAGAAACTCCTGCAAGTCCCG CAAAGAAAAGGGGCAGAAGAAAGATAACAGAAAGTCCACTGCAGTCTAAAGAAGACTTAGACGAAGAGCCCGGAA TATCGAGGCGAACCCGAAGAAAAAGATATTTACCTAATGTAGTGGAAACTGGGAAGCTCAATGCAAAAACTGTCCGCTGTGTTACTG CAAAGCGACCCTACAGAAGAAGGAAGGATACTAAACCATCtgctgaagaagaaaacacaagtgtTGCAGCAG GTAAGAAGCGTCCCGGCAGAAAGTTGGTTCATGTACCAATTGAAATACCTCCTGAGCTCCTGAAGAAGCCCAAAGAGAAGATAGAGTACCACTGTTCGGTGTGTGGCAAAGAATTTCCTCATGCCTACAAACTTGAGCGACATGAGCTGattcacacaggagagaaacctTACTGCTGCTCCATCTGCGGTCGGGGTTTTAACCAGAAGGGAAATCTCAAAACGCACTACAAAGTCCACTTAG GGCGTAAGGGTGCTGTGGACTTTGACGATGAAGTGAATCCTATAGCATCACAACTCTGCGAATACTTGAAGTCTTTACCGGGGGAGTCCAGGATCAGGTCATCCCTCCGCTGCCTGGAGTGTGGAAAGGATTGTGAGAGTCAGTCTTCTCTACAAGCGCACCACATtactgcacacacagagacaactGATGAATCAGACACAGCTAAACACAGGGCGTCACAGCTGCTTTTCTGCCGCCGCTGCGGCGTTCAGTTCAGTGACAAAGAAAAGCTGGAAGAACACATGAAAACCCACATCAAAGAGAAGCCTTACTCGTGTCCAGACTGTGGCAAGAGGTTCATTAATGAGAGCTACATACAAATCCACCAACGGATCCATACAGGGGAGAGACCGTTCCTCTGCTCCCAGTGTGGCAGGGgattccacacagcttcatctcTCAAACTGCATGAGATGCAGCACTCCGGCGAGAGGCCGTTCGCGTGTACCATCTGTGGGAAGACATTTCGGATAAATTCTTACCTAACAGCACATTACCAGACCCACATTAAAGACAGACCTTTTACTTGCAGCGTTTGTGGGAAAGGCTACTCTAGAGCTGAGGAACTGAAGGTTCACCACAGGCTTCACACTGGAGAGAGACCCTATGTGTGTGGCGTGTGTGGGAAGAGCTTCATTTACCGCCAGGGTCTGCGTCAGCACCAGCGCACGCATGCCGGAAGACGCATTGGGCCGACCAGACAGCTCGGCAGACCAAAGCAACAGGCCAGGCTTGACATCTAA